The sequence TGCCAATTCTTCATATGTGAAGGCAATCTTCGCGAATGAAAGGGCAATTTCAGGTGAAGAtggcaaaaatggattttcgggtTCAGAGAGCTGGGAACCAGAACTTAAGTCTTTGCTTCCGACAGATGGCTTTGTGGCAAGAGTATATATTGCTGGTGAGGTTGGAGCATATGGATCAACTGATGATGCAAAGAGAAGATAGGGTGAGTACAGAATATGGAGAACAAGTTTCTCATAAAATCAGAGAAGTATAGATTGAACTAAAAAAGATCTATAATAAATCCTAAATGGTATCCTACAGTTGCAAACCTATCTTATATTTCCAGATAAAGTGATAAATCACAGTCAATTGCAAGAGCCAATTATCCAGAAAATAAGAAATCCATCACTGTGTAAGGAAAATAGGAAAAGCATTATTTTTCTATCCATAATAATCACAAATTTCACCAATTAAATACAGCCATCCTCATCTAGTGAAATGATATCTAAAATGAACAAATTACCACTGCTTTGCTCAAAAAGAAAAAACAGACTCTTGTGTTTCACATTTCAACTGCAGTCGAAGTTGAGTTGGTAAAATTGGATTTGCCAATACAAATGAAAACAGTATCTGCTTTAATTTTTACCAGTATTAACAATATCAATCGTTAGGGTTTTAGATGTTTTATAAGGAataaatatatgtgtgtgtgtatatatatatatatatatatatatatatatatatatatatatatatatatatatatatagagagagagagagagagagagagagagagagagagagagagagaaataagcaCCTAAATATGGCGGCGGAGCAGGAGGCGAAGACCgctgccttctcctcctccagtAGCAAAAGAGGAATATGCCCAACAACAATGCGACgatggcagcagcagcggcaactCCTCCAACTATTGCTGCTGTCGATGTCTCGCTTGACTTTGTCGAAGACGGAGGTGGCGGCGGTGACGCATTAAACGGAGGCGGAGGGTTGGAGGCTAAGGGGGCGGGTGGCGGTGGAGGAGATCCCAGAGGCGTCGGTGGCGCAGGAGGCGACGGAGCGAGCGGCGGGGGAGACGGGCTCTTTGGTGGCGGCGGAGGTGGCGAAGTCGGTGGTGATTGTGGGGCCGGAGGGGGAGACCGGCTCGGCGGAGGCGGGGGCGGGTTCACCGGTGGCGGAGGCGACGGTGGAGGTGTGACCATAGGAGGAGGAGGCGATGGCGACACGGGAGGCGAGGCAGGAGGCGCCTGCGGCGGAGGAGACGCCGGGGGAGGGGTGGGGCTCGACGGAGGCGGCGTGGGCGGAGACGTCGGCGGAATACCGGGCGGCGGCGTCAGCGAAGGAGACGAGGAAGGTGCGGGCGGAGGAGCTGTTGGAGGCGGAGAGGAAAGAGGCGGCGACGTGGGGTTGGTCGGAGGAGGAGCGGAAGGAGGCGGCGACGTGGGGTTGATCGGAGGAGTAGCGGAAGGAGGCGGCGACGTGGGGTTGATCGGAGGAGGAGCGGAAGGAGGTGGCGACGTGGGGTCGATCGAAGGAGGCGGCGACGTGGGGTTGCGTGGCGACGGCGTCGGGCTCGAGGGCGGAGGAGGCGACGACATGGCGGCAAAACCGGGTGCAATTGCCGGCGGGAAACCGGTTCAGACACTACTTAATTCTCGCCTGTTGGCCCTCCAAATAATTaagtcagaagaagaagaagaagtccaaATTCCATTTAAATCTTAATCCCCTAAATTCTGCATAATCAGTAATTAGCCAACATCTCCAATTCGTATTTCTCTTAAATTACATGACATTCAAGTGTCAGCGCCAGTAAGTGTGCACGCCGAATACGACTCGTTTGTAACGACCAACGAAGGCGTAGTTGAGAGGCTCCGTCTCTATCGTGATCGTTGAAGTCAAAACCACTAACCTTTCCATAGCGTTGATCCAATGACTTATAACCGCACACATTTGGCTCTCACTGTGCACAATAGAGAGGCTACAGTGGATCAGATTTAACTAACATCGACAACATCGAACCCACACACACCCACCAAGAGAGACGCATTGGGCAGTCGATGCAACTCACTATCCGCCAAGCCAACTAAAAACAATACTAATCCCATCAAATCTTTGCCGTTTGGTCATCTGCGAACATCCCTCCTCTTCTCAAGCAGAGAGAAGTTATTTATATTCCCGCGTATTAAACTGTCATGTAACCGCGGGAAGGGATGTTTCTTCTTCCAATGCCGTAGTTCTATCTGCCTCCAGTTGTGCAGAGCTGAGCATTCGGAATTAAAATAAATAGGTTGAAGTCAATAGAAGAATCAGCACACGCAAGTGACGTGAGAAATGATAAAAACGTTCCCACCTTATGAGAATTATAGGCTGAGTCGTACCAAAGATTGGACTCAGCTTGCTATAGGTTTGATGTCAGTAGGAAAAGCCGCACACGAAACCAATGAGACAACTTCAACTAATCAATTTGTGTATAAATGTCTAACTCCTAAACTTAGCTCAGCGATTGAACTTGATCGAAACAACATACTTGCAAGTATCAACTAGCTTCTTTATGTTTGTAACCACATAGCTTGTCACCAGCAATTTATATATCCAAACACAAAGCTGGCTAATATTTGCAACCAACAGCATATATAATGCTGCAGGCCAACTCCTACAATTGAAGTCATACCATCAGAAGAATGGCACAACTGATCCATGACAGGTTGATCAGATTTACTCATTACTAAAATCTATgtaaatcttcttttttttttacttgcaagttaaaaaaaaaagatttccaaGTATGTTATATCAACAGCATATTGTAAATCTTTTTTTCACTTGCAAAAAAGAAAGATTTACTCATTACTAAAATAAGCTTTGACACACACAAGCTAATATATTACAATTCTAACAACTTGACAGAGAGATGCGATTTTAAAGTAAATCATGCTTGAAGGTTCATGCAATCACTTCACAACATACTTTAGATGCTTGTATCATAGAATTAAATACCACAGTTGACCGATGCCAGTTTGACTGGACACCAATAGACCCATACTGTAGTAAACCTTCATATCAAATCCGAAATAATTTCTAAATATTCATTTAGGTCCGCACTGACCATATCCATTCCGTACCAATCCTTGTACAAATCAATCCAACCAAGTTCAGGTACTGGTCTCCAACTTGTTCAAGTATTGCTACCAATTCTTGACAGAATGAAAGCATAGATCATCTTAAGTTCAGGTGTCATTACTCCAAATAAGATTCTGAAACTACTTAGTGCTTTCTCAGCATACAATGGACCTTATATAGACTGCAGACTGATTGTGTTTCAGGATCCATGTTCATGTATATTGCTAATTGGCTTCTCCTGTTATTATATCAGTGTGAGATTTTCTTATGTCAAAGATTCATGAAATCCTAATTTGGTCTTTACGAAACAAAACATTGAGTTGAGAACTATCGTGCAGTTCCTATGGGCTCTCTACAGAGAGGAACTCATCATTTTAAGCCACTAGTCTCTGAGTACTTGAGAACGACATATATCAAGTCATTTCTAATTTAGACCGACAACCTCAACAATTCAAAATGTCCTCAAGCACCTGAAGAAAGAAAAATAGTATTACACAACATATGAAAGTAAGTTTTTCAAAGCTACAAAAGCATAGGATTCAAATGGCAACAGACTGCACAACCAACCAAGTCAAAACATACGacatccatatatcaaaaatgtAATTGCAGCAACGACATAGCTTGACAAGATATTTGGTGCAATTAACCAACATTGTTCATTGTTTGTCTTACGGAAACTACTATTTGACACTATCAGCACTTGCAATGTGAGGCAATTCAGTATCCAATTCCATAAATTTAGAGTGCAAGCCGGGTACAAGCAACTACCAATATCTTCCAAATGATTGAATTCCCAGCAATCAATATTTGATCTGCTTTCTATGCAATTCATCTTATACACACTAACAATGACCAACCTTTTATGTCAGCATGGACAGGTATAACCGGTCGATGAGGACAGGATTCCTATCAATTTCAATGATGCTTGCTTGTGGAGAACATCTCAGCTGTCATCACAAGAAGCTGCTTAATTCACATGAGGGCTCATTATTCTACTAAACATTTCATTCACAGGGTTTGCAGATAGTGTCAGAAATTCATGTCTAGCTAGTCGAGAAAGGACCTTACCTATAATTGCAGCATAACAACTATCAGCAATGGTTACTTCAAATGAATTACCTTATCTTTTATCTTTACTATACACTACCAAGTGACCTATATAAACATTATAAGATGCACAATCAGAAGGAAAGGGAAACCACAAGTACACCATGGATTTACCACAAGTCATGGTTCTCACACATCAAACTCAAGCAGAATTATGGAACATGATGGAGTAACTAACGACGGATCAGGCAACCGCGTTTCTGAATCGTACAGAACTCTGACGACCAACATCACGACATCGCCTTCAGTAATACTATTATTATTTCAGAAGAAAGGGAAGCACACAACCTTTGACGGATCTCTCACAGGAACTTCCTCAGAGGCCTTCCGGCGTCCTCATCTTGCATGTGCTGCCACAAACACCAAAAACCACAGAGGATTAAGCCATCGATGGCAAGCAATTAGGGGATTTACTTATACTGGTGAGGATCAAGAGGGGAAAAAGAAGACGAAGCGGGAAAAGAAAGACGAGGATGGAGATGAGGAGGAGATCGGTACGAATTCGCGGACGATGCCCTTGTAGACGAGGATGGGGACGGCGAGGCCGAAGATGCCGATGAGGGCGAGGTTGCGGCGGGTCCAGCGGAAGTTCAACTCGAGGTTCTCCCTCGCTGCGTTCCAGTCCTCGATGTACTTGTTCTTGTTGACCTCCATGCCGCCCCCCATTTCTGCCCCGCTCTCCTCTCCTCCTTCCCTCCTCGATAGCTGATCTCTTGCGCTGCTCGGATCGCTGCCGCTACAATGATATGATCACCGTGAAGAGGGGAGAAACTAAGCGATGGCTGATACCCTAAACGCCCGTTATGTAGAAACCTAGATCGAGGCCCAACAGACCAATTTAGGGCCCGATAGGTGTAAACGTAGATCGAGGCCCAATAGACCAACTCATGGTCCGATGTGTTGTAGCTTAATATGAAAATAGTTTTTCATTAtctaatatatgattttaaaagggaaaatgtattttttttcattttctaacatcatttttataaatatataaaaaatattaaaaca comes from Musa acuminata AAA Group cultivar baxijiao chromosome BXJ3-3, Cavendish_Baxijiao_AAA, whole genome shotgun sequence and encodes:
- the LOC135634027 gene encoding uncharacterized protein LOC135634027, which encodes MGGGMEVNKNKYIEDWNAARENLELNFRWTRRNLALIGIFGLAVPILVYKGIVREFHMQDEDAGRPLRKFL